The Fibrobacter sp. UWR4 genome includes a window with the following:
- a CDS encoding Hsp20/alpha crystallin family protein: MMNANVIPTAFYGLQNLIDSLNSLNANDKTEKAECVKREYTYSPKADYYEVENGFVLEVELPGVKKEDLDMQIEKNILTVKASRSRKDNKVNYERSFRLADDIDTENIKVTLENGILSFGLVKKQQAAARKLNVV; encoded by the coding sequence ATGATGAACGCAAACGTAATCCCCACCGCTTTCTATGGCCTTCAGAACCTGATCGACAGCCTGAACAGCCTGAACGCAAACGACAAGACCGAAAAGGCCGAATGCGTCAAGCGTGAATACACCTACAGCCCCAAGGCCGACTACTACGAGGTGGAAAACGGCTTCGTCCTGGAAGTGGAACTCCCCGGCGTCAAGAAGGAAGATCTGGACATGCAGATTGAAAAGAACATCCTTACCGTCAAGGCAAGCCGTTCCCGCAAGGACAACAAGGTGAACTACGAACGCAGCTTCCGCCTGGCAGACGACATCGATACCGAAAACATCAAGGTCACCTTGGAAAACGGCATCCTGTCCTTCGGTCTCGTAAAAAAGCAGCAGGCCGCCGCCCGTAAACTGAACGTGGTGTAA
- a CDS encoding PHB depolymerase family esterase, translating to MKRKFDLMGVALLTSVAMFIACGDDSGSNPKTDDPIFSYDSSSSADVIIPGSSAIDPASSGSEPTVANSSSDAVTPVPGSSSDAMTPVPGSSSDAIVPLPASSSGAVVESSSSVPAAISSSSVAVASSSSSSNPVVESSSSEIALGPTEKTYAFGYALKNAPRPSKGCGKNSSLTKTKSVENGDRFTMNVAGLDREYFITLPKNYDNTKPYKLLFAMHCMGSNAEDFVHHYADQDHPSPYYGQQKLDTEGNYIFVSPRGDTQEPGAMWQAPWRGGDDKDHLFFDQLLTTMEDNYCIDTSRVFVTGFSFGSMYSYSLAEEFQERVRAVVTYAVADYNIYEPHKSGTEKQLPIAWMNVHGKNDGTCPYNTALTSALPRVLKKNGKASDGDSKFTDASSEKPQEVGGSGHLCYDFKNVDERFPVKWCSWNGGHQWTAYDNGNWQSTWVPEEVHKFFEQF from the coding sequence ATGAAGCGAAAATTTGACCTTATGGGTGTAGCCTTGTTGACCTCAGTGGCTATGTTCATTGCATGTGGAGATGATTCCGGCTCTAATCCCAAGACCGACGATCCCATCTTCTCCTATGATTCTTCCAGCTCTGCGGATGTAATAATCCCCGGCTCCAGTGCAATCGACCCTGCCAGCTCCGGAAGCGAGCCCACCGTGGCAAATTCCAGTAGCGACGCCGTGACTCCGGTTCCCGGTTCCAGTAGCGACGCCATGACTCCGGTTCCCGGTTCCAGCAGCGACGCCATCGTTCCGCTCCCTGCATCCAGTAGCGGTGCTGTAGTGGAAAGCTCCAGCAGCGTGCCCGCAGCCATCAGCAGTTCCAGTGTAGCCGTTGCAAGTAGCTCTAGCAGCAGCAATCCCGTCGTAGAAAGTTCCAGCAGTGAAATCGCCTTGGGCCCCACCGAAAAGACTTATGCATTTGGCTATGCCCTAAAGAACGCTCCGCGCCCCTCCAAAGGCTGCGGCAAAAATTCTTCCCTGACCAAAACCAAAAGCGTTGAAAATGGCGATCGCTTCACCATGAACGTAGCCGGCTTGGATCGTGAATATTTCATCACGTTACCCAAGAATTACGACAACACCAAGCCCTACAAGCTTCTCTTCGCCATGCACTGCATGGGTTCCAACGCAGAAGATTTCGTTCACCACTATGCCGACCAGGATCATCCGTCTCCGTACTATGGCCAGCAGAAGTTGGACACCGAAGGCAACTACATCTTCGTTTCTCCTCGCGGCGATACACAGGAACCCGGAGCCATGTGGCAAGCCCCTTGGCGTGGAGGTGATGACAAGGACCACCTGTTCTTCGATCAGTTGCTGACCACCATGGAAGACAACTACTGTATCGACACCTCCCGCGTATTCGTCACCGGCTTTAGCTTCGGTTCCATGTACAGCTACTCCCTGGCAGAAGAATTCCAGGAAAGAGTCCGTGCTGTGGTTACCTACGCTGTGGCAGACTACAACATTTACGAACCCCACAAGAGCGGAACTGAAAAGCAGCTGCCCATCGCCTGGATGAATGTTCACGGCAAGAACGACGGCACCTGCCCCTACAACACCGCCCTCACAAGCGCACTGCCCCGCGTTCTCAAGAAGAACGGCAAGGCATCTGACGGTGATAGCAAATTCACTGACGCCAGTTCCGAAAAACCCCAGGAAGTGGGCGGTTCCGGCCATCTCTGCTACGACTTCAAGAACGTTGACGAACGTTTCCCCGTGAAGTGGTGCAGCTGGAATGGCGGCCATCAGTGGACTGCTTACGACAACGGCAACTGGCAGAGCACCTGGGTTCCCGAAGAAGTCCACAAGTTCTTCGAACAGTTCTAG